Proteins from a single region of Candidatus Hydrogenedentota bacterium:
- a CDS encoding flagellar biosynthesis anti-sigma factor FlgM has protein sequence MFGVNGIANMPEPSTVRKAEVSAPRKDIVAASTAADGLDISREAQAAAGAVQAARQDSLADEVRAERVAEAKRNLEQGTHRVQEIVKLVAARMAKQLAL, from the coding sequence ATGTTTGGCGTCAATGGCATAGCCAATATGCCCGAGCCTTCCACCGTACGCAAGGCGGAGGTTTCGGCCCCCCGGAAGGATATCGTGGCGGCGAGCACGGCCGCTGACGGCCTGGACATCAGCCGGGAAGCCCAAGCCGCTGCCGGGGCGGTTCAGGCGGCACGCCAGGACTCGCTGGCTGACGAAGTGCGTGCGGAGCGAGTCGCCGAAGCGAAGCGCAACCTCGAACAGGGTACTCATCGCGTTCAGGAGATCGTCAAACTCGTGGCCGCTCGTAT